acacgcacacacacttgtgcacacacagacacacacacgatACTCAGCTCTCTATAATTCATCCCAGCACTGGGTAGCCCTCTGTACATGCTTGGTTAGAAGGCACACACTGCGTAAGATAGTTGAAGGGAGGCAAGGGTTTGATGGGGGCTGGAAGTAAGATGGCCTCGCTCCACAGATGCTGTTGAGTTGGTCTGAGCAGCAGAGCTAGAGTGGGAGAAGTTGGGTTGAGGACTCGTAGAGGCTTCTGTAGTGGTCACCGGGTCGTCGTGGGGGCATGAGGGGCCACACTGGGCAGCAACAAGGGACGGGAGGCTTGGGAGGAGCTCTCAGGGCCTCGAGAGAGTGTTGCTCTTGTCACCCACTTCAGACAGCCCTCAGGTGCCCTTGGCCTTTGACTGGCATCCAGGGCCCTGTGACCGGCAGGCTCATCCTTCGCCCTTCTACACAGGCACAGTCTCATCTCCTTGAAGAATGGGCTTCACTAAGGCAGGGGCTTGGAGGTCGGCAGGCTGGGTGGCATCACAACCCCAGAAAGGGCTGCCACCGACCCAGAGTCACACTTGGCCACCTAATGAGAACAATCCAGATGGGTGCTTCTAAGGTGCCCAGAAAGAAGGGCCCAGCATGTCTCAGGGACTGCTGGGTACAAATGGCTGGTTCTCAAGAGTCTCCATATGGCTctaaacacacacatgtacacacacacaaacacacacacacgcggtGGAGGGAGAACTGTGGAGTCATAGTCCAAAATGATGTCCTGAATTAAACTAAAAGTTATTTTCAATTGACGTTGAGATGTACGATGTCCttactgaaaaagagaaaaaacgggcttccctggtggcacagtgattgagagtccgcctgccgatgcaggggacacgggttcgtgccccagtctgggaagatcccacgtgctgcggagcgactgggcccgtgagccatggccgctgagcttgcgtgtccggagcctggactccgcaacgggagaggccacaacagtgagaggcccgcgtataccacaaaaaaaaaaaaaagagaaaaaacaacaacccccAAAAGTGACTTTCTAGCTCTACTGGCTGAGCCTCTCTATTAACATCCCTGCATGCATGTGGCCCTGGCTGGGCCTGAGTGTGTACATGCGCAAGTGTGCCCACATGAGCGTGTGCGCACATATGTGTACGGGTGGAGGAGCCTATACAGGTGAGTTTGTGTATAGGtgagtatgtgcatgtgtgtggcccacctcctctccagccccaggGACCCTGCCGGCCACCATGGGGCTGCCCTCCGCCCTTGCAGGCTCTAGACTCACAGGTTCCGCTGCCAGTCCTGGTAGGAGGCCACCCCGCAGCACTGCAGCCCGAGCTGAACTTGGTCAATGAGGAAGCACAAGTCTGGGTTGTCTTGGTAGTGGGTGATGGCCATGCGTAGGACGTGTTCCAGGTCATCCTGTAACTGGCCCCAGAAGGCCACCACCAGGGCCCCTGCCACGGCCTCTAGCACCAGAAAGGCAAGGATGCCCCCAGAGAAGCAGCGCAGCAGAAAGGCGTTCTCACAGAGGGCGCCCAGGCAGCCTGCCAGGCTCACCGCACTGAACGCCAGCCcgcccagcaccagccccagcatGGGGTCTGCGGGCAGGGGGCCCCCCCAACTACTCCCCAGAGACCCCTTGACAGCCAGGCCCCAGAGCCCGATGGCCAGGGCCAGCAGACTGAGCAGAGAGAAGACGAAGTTGGACAGGAAGATCAGGCACTTGAGGCAGCTGCTTCCCCAGGGGAAGCAGCAGGCCAGGAACCCCCCAAGGCCTGCCCTCCGGGCCTGGTCCTCCCAGGGTGCTGGCCCTGGGTGACTTGAAGCGAGGGGGCTGCTCCCGGCGAGGGGTGGCTCCTGACCCCCAGCATcctgcagagggaggaagaagagggaggtCTCACCAGGGCAACCCTTTTCACTCAGACCCTGTGACACTCAGCTGGGAGCAGGGTCAGAGCCTGCAGGAAGGAGGAAGCTGGAAGGTGAAGCTGGAAGGTGAAGGCGGAAGGGGGTGCTCAAAGACCCTAGAAGGCCAGGGACATGGAGGCCTTAAGGCTTGTCCTGCTCAGCCAACCAGCAGAGGGGATGGTGAGGGgctctgggggcagggagaggagaggccagGAGACCGGGGCTCTGTGGGGTGCAGGGCCTCCCAAGGACCCCACCTTACCCTCCAGCAGGACACTCAGCCAAGCTCAGGGGCCCTGGCCTTACCCCAGAGAAAATTAACAGGGTGCTGATGGTTGGGGGGGCCCACACCCTCTCTCTGTTCCCCCCACCCTCCTCTTGGTTCCCCAATAGAGGACTGGCTCACTGATCATGAGGTTGGGAGAAGCTGCAAAGCCAGTTCCATTTGGCCCCTTGATGGACAGTCTCCACTTCAGATATGCCTGCCTCCGTAGCCCCTCCACTGGCAGGCAGGTATGGGAGGgctcctgccccctctctgcagggggaggggcagcaggcCCGTGAGTTTGGTTGTGGGGGAAGAATGAGGAAGCTAAGGCCCCAGGCCTGGGCAGGGCTCCCAGGTTACCAGGAAGAAGCTGGCCCTTCACTCCCCACCTGTCTGACCGCATCAGAGCACAGGAAAGGAGGGCTATTGATCAGCCCCCCCAGAACTCAACAAGCCAGTAAGAGCAAAAGGACAGGCTGCCGGCATTGGCCTTCAGCCCTTTCTGCACCCTGAGCCAGAGCCCACCCCCGACCCGCCAGATCCACGGGGAGGCCTGCCAGATCTCTTGTGCAGGGGCCATACCAGGCTGAGCGGGTGGCAGCCTTGAGGAGGGGGCAACAGGGAGGTGAGAAGGCGGGGCAGGTCACAGGTGGGTGGGGGACAGGGAAAATGTGAGGGTGGCCTGATGGCCCTGGTGGGCACCATCCCCTGGGTGTGTGTTTTCCTTGGGGTGTGGACGCACCCCATGCCGTGTCAAACACAAGGGCAAGGGCGGGTCACCTTTCAGAGTCTGAACAGGGAGCTAGGGGAGGTTAAGGCACCTGATTAATAAAGCCCCACCCCAGTCTTAGCAGCTCCTCCTGGGCATCCACCTCCTGGCTGGCCCCAGCACACAACATGGCTCTGGTGGGCCAGGGTGGGGAGAACCCAGCCGGGGACATCTCCAACCCCGGCAGGCCTCAGGCACTGCTTACCTGGGACAGCAGGGGGCTCTTTTCCCCCTCCTCCATCCTCCACCAGGACAGGTGTGCCTGTCCCCCGCTGGCCTCTCTGGCTGGGACACCAGGGCTGTTGCTGCCTGTGCCCCGGCTGCTCTGTGAGCTGTGAGCCCCACCAGGACTTCGCAGTCACGATCAGATCATGTGAGGAGTCATAGTTTAGGGCTTAAGACAGCCTCTGCTTGTTGAGATGCAAAGGATCCTTCTTGAGCCCAGATTCTTGGCCTCGCTCTGTGCAGGCATGACGTGGGTGGGGCTGTCAGGGGGCAGGCCTCATGGTCATCACCACAGGGCCCCGGTGTGGGCCTCAGCCTGGCGGGTCCAGCGGTGCCCCTCAGCTCAGCCTGAAGATCAGACCCTGGCTCCCAGTAACAGCCCGGGAGAACTGCCCACAGCTAAATGCCAGTTTATCCCGATTTATTCACTGCAAGAAAGaagttttatgcatatatatgtatatacatacatatatacatacatatatgtgtatatattttttttatttttatttatttattattattattattgtttttgcggtacacgggcctctcactgttgtggcctctcctgtcgcggagcacaggctccagatgcgcaggctcagtggccatggctcacggtcccagccgctccgtggcatgtgggatcttcccggaccagggcacgaacctgcgtcccctgcatcggcaggaggactctcaaccactgtgccaccaggaaagtcctatatttttaatttttatttattttaattttatttttggctgtgttgggtcttcgttgttgcacgcaggctttctttagttgtggcgagcaggggctacttagctcgttgtggtgcgcgggcttgtcatttcagtggcttctcttgttgagcatgggctctaggcgtgcgggcttcagcagttgtggctcataggctctagagcacaggctcagtagttgtggcacacaggcttagttgatctgcagcatgtgggatcttcccggaccagggatcgaacttgtgttccctgcattggcaggcggattcttaactactgcgccaccagggaagtccctatatgtgtatatttgaagtacctttattttttatttttttaaagatttatttattatttattttatttatttttggctgcatcgggtcttagttgtggcccgcaggctccagggcgtgtgggctctgtagttggtggcacgcaggctctccagctgaggtgcacgagctcagtagccgtggcatgggcttagttgccccacagcatgcgggatcttagttccccaaccagggatcgaacctgcgtcccctgcattgtaaggcagattctttaccactggaccaccagggaagtccccctttatttatttatttattttttcatcactGGCTAGATCACACCCTTCCTGGTTTTGAGGTGGCTGGGATCCCCCACCCTCTGAGCTTCTCAGGAGTAGGACTTTGTCACGGTTACTATTGTGCCCTAGTGCTTGAAGGGACCCCAGCCATGCAGCTGCCACCTCTGCAGGCAGAGATGTGCTCCAGGCTCCCTGACCCTGCATTGTCGGCCCTCTCACCCCGGCTTGGATGCGGTGGAAAGACTGGCTCAGAGCAGACCCCTACCAGCCACCAACTCTGGAAGACCTTGGGCACGCACTCCCACACCTCCTGGGTCCTGCTTGTGGAGTGCGTGAGGCTATGACGTGCGTCGATGCTGCTGTTGGCTGCTGGGGCCGGAGGCCGTGGTGGGGGCAGAGGCTGCCAGGGGGCCCTCTGCAAACATGTGTGCATGGCAGGAAAAAGGGTGGCCTCCGGGGTATGTGTGTGCCCCGTCCCATCTCCACCatcctccccactccctttctCAGCTTCTTCCATTTGATGTTTAAGCCCAGCCTCTTTTCCTCCATTTAGCCACCATTTTACAATCCAGCCACATGGGCTGCTTGCTGGGCCTGAAACGCCTGGCACTTGTGTGCCCTGACCTATGCCATCCCCTGAAATCTCCTCCTGGTGTTCAGTTCCAGAGTAGTACGGCTGAGGGaacacttttcatttttatttgcttcaTTTGTCTGTGTTCTTGCTTTGGGTCCCCCACTAGCTTCTCCCAGAACGACCACCCCACGGAGCCCAGCCCACACGCCGGCAGAGGGCCAGCTgagttttaagccactgaatgaGGAGAGTTCGTTAACACAGCATTATTGTGAGCACAGATGACTGACACAGGGCTTATTCTCTGTCAGGGACTGTTCTGAGCCCTGCAGTACAACAGTGAGGAAACCTGACAATCTGCCGCCATCAGGTGCTTACATTTGAGTACAGGGGAAGTCACAGAGTAAGCAAAGAAACCAGTAAATATATGCTATTTTATAAGGTCATGAGTGTTATGAAGCAAGGAAAGGAAATGGCTGGTGGAGGGTGCTGTCTTATATCAGGTGATCAGAGAGGCCTCATTGTAGGAAAATGTTTGgttcctaggtatacacccaaaaggattgaaaacaggtactcacacaaatacatggatatacatgttcacagcagccaaaaggtggaaacaacccaggtgtccatcaatgaagaatgggtaaacaaaatgtgctcCATCCATACCGTggattattcagccataaaatggaaagaagttCTAACACAGGCtacgacatggatgaatcttgaaaacatggtgctcagtgaaagaagccagacacagaagtcCACATACAgtacgattccacttatatgaaatattcagaataggtaaagccatagagacagaaggtagattagtggttgccagtggctgggggagggggaaatggtggCTACTGCTGAAGGAGTGTAGGGCTTCCTTCCGGGAGTGATGAAAATACTTTAGGACTAGATAGAGGAGGTGGTTGTACAACACTGGGAATGTACTACATGATACTgagtttttccctttaaaatggtTAACTGTATGTTCTGtgaatttcatatcattttaaaaaaagaaaagaagagggctGAGAAGAAGCCGAAGGAAAAGAGGgaacgagggacttccctggtggcccagcggttaagactccacacttccaatgcaagcggcacgggttcaatccccagtcaaggaactacgatcccacatgccgaatgGCAtggccaagaagaaaaaaaaaaaagaaaagagggaatgAACCTCATGGATTTTCTCAGGTCAAGGTCCCTGCGAGGCCAACCCTGGTCACTGGGGAATGTCTCAGGATCCAGACCCGGGAAGGAAGCGGCATTGTGCTGGTGGAGGGAGAAGGCGAGCTGTCAGGCAATCTCAACAAAGTCCTTGGTGATTCCCGCAGCTCAGATGGCCTGCAGAGTTGTCCCAGATTGAGACATGGGGCTGCGCCTTGATAGCCATCCACCGTTATTGGGCACGAGCTGCCTGGGGAAGGGACCGTGATCTGGAGTGAGCACAGTCCCTGAAGGGGAGCTCAGCCAGTGCTACCAGCAACTTCAGTCTGAGGACAGTGCACTTGGCACACACTGTAACTGAATGTGGGGTCCAGCTGCTCGCTGCTcgaaagccaataaagaggcaaggctggtggaaaggaaagtttgctttatttctgaGGCTGCCACTTGCAGGGtccggggaaggggaagggcagactcctgtccaaaggccgactccccTCCACTGACaaccagtgggcaagagcttttatagacggagggagggggctacatgcagagacagcacagtcagctctgatggtcatcttgaaattggtcatcagtggtctgaccagcatcaccttgattgttttaagtatagttaatcttcagttccagggtcagtttgttcccatttccatGAGTCcaattctcagaattgtggcagcttctgtcatggctacagtctggacatcatgtagttaacttcttccacctggtgggggtttcagtatctataaaacagctcacatgggcttccctggtggcacagtggttgagagtccgcctgccgatgcaggggacacgggttcgtgccccagtccaggaagatctcacatgccgcggagcagctaggcccgtgagccatggccgctgagcctgcgcgtccggagcctgtgctccgcaacgggagaggccacaacagtgagagaccgtgtaccgcaaaaaaaaaaaccaacaaaacagctcacaggacacggctcagaatactatctatagcccttgaggtggaactaaaggtccttgactttgcttactgacttaaactattattgttttgtcccctttgactattttcctttgtttctgtattttctcatttctctgattaaacttattctttggctaaagtttttccacagacaaaaggtaGGCGGAAGACATGGGGGGCATAGACCAGGGTCCTGTCCTGTTTCAACACTAGGCTGATGTGTGCAGGAAGAGCGTTTCAGGCCTGTAACGTACCTTAGGTGGGAGCAAGCCTGGAAACTTTGAAGAAGGATGGCTGTTCGAATTTTGCTCCAAGTGAGATGGGGAGATGACAGGTGTTGAGTAATGTGCATCCCGACCTGACTCACACTTTAAAAGGACCACACAGGCTGCTGTGATGCAGGCGGAAGGTCAGGCCTTGTGCAGCCAAATTGTGTCTCGTCTCTTCCTCAAAGGGGACACACCCAGCCTCATCAGTTACTGCAATCAGGCTCCAAAGCCAGGCTCTCTGGGAGATGGTCATCACCTCTCAGGCCCCATCTCAGCCTTGTTCTGATATAGAGTAGCCTTCGGATGAAATCATAGTTACCACTACTGTTATGGGCCGAACTGTGTCCCCCCAGATTTATATATTGAAGtcccaaccccagcacctcagaatgagACTTAGaggtagggcctttaaagagacaATTAACTTAAAAtcaggtcattagggtgggccatCCTCCAGTgaccttataagaaaaggaaaatgggactcagagagacaccagggatgcaccTGTACAGAGGAAAGACACAGGaggaaggcagctgtctgcaagccaaggagagaggcctcagaagaaaccaaaccggCTGTccccctgatctcagacttcctgcGGGGAGAGGAAATGAGAGTAACAACCTCCTAACTGTTTTCAGCACAGGAGACAAACACAGTCTGAAATTGAATCATGGGATTAAAAAACATACTTTAGCCTCTTAGAGGTTTTCGTAACTTTTTTTTCATAATCATAGGCAAGGTCAGCTACCAAATgtgcagggcccagtgcaaaataaaaatgtggagCTCCTTGCTGAAAACGATTAAAGATTGCAAGCCGGTGACGGCAGAGCATTGAATCAAGTGTGAGGCCATTCGGAGCCACACACGTGGGTGCCCGTGAAGCTGGCCCTGGGGGCAATTTTAGGATATTGTATCTCCGTGGCAAAGAAGCATTTATCTAAAACGTGGTCGAAATTCATTCGTTTCTCTTATGTTAGATTCAGGGAAAATGCCttcttaaaaatacatatcaTGAAGGTATGATGTCACCTTCCCGAAGCTATTTCTCCATTTCCGTGGGACCAGCGAGGCGCTGGGAATGTCCAATCCGAGCCTACCGACCGCTGTCCTGGGCGAGACACGCGTTTGTGCTTCCCTCCCGGCTTCTCCGCAGCGTCTCTCCACCGCGTGGCCAGCGGGGGGCGCCCCTCCGCGGGGAGCCCGGCGCGGGGCCGCCCTGCGCAGGCGCGGGCCGTTGGTGGGGCCGGAACCTGGTTGCCAGGCCGGAATCTGATCGCGCGGCCGCGCGGCCGGGGGAGCGCGTCGGGCGAGGCACCGGACGTCGCGGCGGTGGCGGCCGGGCGGTGAAGCTGgagcggcggtggcggcggcggccggaggccggggctggggctgaggcggGGATCGGGGCTGCAAGGCCCGTGGGGCGGCAGGCAGCGGCGGCCCGGGGCTCAAGCCCGGATACGGGAGCGGCCACCATGGCCGAGAGCATCGTGAGTGGGGCGGCCGGGCGGGAGGGCACCGGGATGAGGCAGCAGATTTGCCGGCGCGGCCTGCGGAGAGGCCCAGCGGCCCGCCCTCCTCTTCATGGGCCGGCCGGGTGGCCGGACTCCCGACCTCCTCTCTTCAGCTCCTCCCGTCCCCGGCCGACGGGGGAGGCCGGGCCGTCCGCGGGGTGTGGGTTGTGCCGGCCTTTCCATTCCTGGTCGCGGGGGTCGCGCTTGGAGGGGCTGCAGTTCCTCGGGGCCGGGGCTACGATCCCTCCTCGCCTCCTGTCCGTCTGTCTTGCCTCCTTCCGTCGCCCCAGTGAGTGCCTTGTCATGGGTCCCTTAAAAGGAGAGCACTTTCTGTAAACGGGGACCCCCTCCCACGAGAGGAAGCTGCTAAGAAGGGGAACGGTGGCCTGGTGGATGGCAAGGAGACCTTGACAGCTACCTGTCTGTAAAGGGATGTTATAAAGGCTGATCTCATTTTGTACCCGAAGTCAGGGATTGACACACTCCCTTTCCCcgctttaagttaaaaaaaaaaaaaaaagtgaaaatcagaaaaaactGGCCATCCCTTAACTTGTGGAAAGTTTCCTCTCAGAAGTCAGTGTGGCCggaaaaaacccaacagaccagcTGGACAGAAAAATTTTTGGTTAACGTTAAGGACCACTTGGAATTTCCTGGAGGAAGCAGAAGCAGTATGGGGTGGCAAGTCCTGTTCAGAATTTGGCCATGGGAGAGCCTCTGCAGTTTTGCCAGGTGTCGGGAATGGCATTCATCCTCCTCTCTGGATGCTCTGGGCTGCAGGAACCTCCAGCTCTGGACTTTCAGGCTTTCATCCAGTGACTCCTCCTAATGCAGCTCTCCATTCAGGGGCCCTGGCGTCTGCTCCGTGTTTACCAGCCTGGAGATGAGCAGAGGGCATGAATGCCCCAAGAGAAACGAGCAActgattccttttaaaataagatttactAGTCTTTGGTGACTCATTCTAGAAATAGGTTAAGAATTAGCACTCAAATCTGCTTCCAGACTTTCTCTTTACTGTAATATTTTTAACCAAATTGAAGTAACCATGGACACGCGAGTTGTTTCAGAGAAGGCCACTTTTCTACTAGTGTATATAAGGCTAGGGTCTCATTGATAGCATGGATCTCTTGTCAGATTTCTCAGATTGTGAGGAATAAAACAGATGATTCTtctgaaatttatttcaaaagtttttatttatttatttagaaagagGTCTTCTAAAAATTTCTATGGGATAACTAATTTTTGTCTCACCAATTCTTTGACTCCCCCAAGAAATATTCTGGGCTCATTTTCTTATAAATAGGGAAACTTAGTTACCAAGAAGCTATGTGTCCATGTTGCCTGGTCTGTCTCTTGTGTATTTTACTTTATACCATGTGTCAAAGGCCACGTCATACCTTCCCTCAGTATGAATTATCTTTGTCTCTTGGAGTTAAATACTGAGCTTAGCTTGGAAACCTGGACTGCCATGCCCTGTTGTAAATGAACAAGTAGAATAAGTTCTTAAGCTTTAGAACTCTCCAGAAACGTGTAATCCTGACCTTTAGCTTCTCAAGGTGTGGAGTGTCATGCTCTTGGTCCTAAGTGAACAGTCAAAGCAACAGTCCCAGAATCCCTCAAAGAGAAGCAGAGCCCTTTACTTCTTAACCTGCCTCAGTGTTGGAGACAGATTTCAGAAACAAGTAAATGGGAGTTTACCTAATGCCCAGGCTGtgtattaagaaaacatttttctggaTGTTGAATCCAGAGTAAAGCATACTAGAAATCAAAAGTCAAAATAATTTGAGTGCACATAGATGAGTGAGAAAGTAAAACAGATGTTGttgagaagcaaaaagaaaatattttatgctcTTAACAATTGGGATTTCATAAGGCTTGTtcaaaacaaaatcttaaaaactGAGAACAATATGGGGACAAAGGCTTCTCAGTTAAGCAAAAGTtattagaaaatgagaaagacaTAGTCAAGCTATTTCAGCAAAATCTAGATTATTCTTAACTTGTTTGGTAAAGGTGGACAGATCGAAAGCCATTGTGGCATTTTGTCCTGTATCAgtgaaagtctttttaaaaacaactgctTGTGACATTTCTTGTCTGTATAGTGTTGTTTTGAATACAATATACAGTGCAGTAGTTGCTGAGAGGAGTAACTACAACATGAGTACTTTCTGGCACATTCTGTTCATTGTTTCTCCCATGCCTCAGGTGGTTGGAACATCCTCTGTCTTGCTGGCGGCAGGGCATGCCGGTTCATGCTACCCACTGAGGCAGGACCTTGGATGGTTGGCCCGGGCATAATAGCACACATTCACTGGGCTTCGATCAGCATGAAAATGAAGTCTAGAAAGTGATGCTCCGTCCAGTTGTCTTCCAGGCCTAGCAACCATTTCAGGCTTGCCAtgaaagtatatttttttaaaaccctgcCAAGTTTTACCGTGGTATTAaacaccttttttcttttcttttattctttttattgaaagTAAATAACAAATTAGAAGATTTTCTGtgatcctttttatgtttttaattgtttttttttttgtttgtttgttttggctgcgtggcttgcgggatctttgttccctgaccaggtatctaACCCGTGTGCCCTCGGCTTTCactgcggagtcctaaccactggaccaccagggaattccctgtgatCCTTTTAAGTTAGTCTAGTCTGTGTATAGATCCAGGAACAAagtgagatattttttaaagaactcagTTGTTCATGATTCATGGTGGGTTTTTTCctgctgatttaaaaaatttttttttttttttgcaaatcagaagagaaaaatgttagTGTTTCAGATATATTCTTTATAAATAATGGTTAAAAATTGAAGTCGTATTTTTCTGAGTGAAACGGTGAGAGTTGAGAATTAGGGCAGTCCTCTTAGGATGTCCTCCCATGTGCTGATGTCTCTCAGACCTCTGCTTCATTTTCTGGAAACATTGGGTTGGGTGTTGGCAAGGGGAAGGGTGAGGTTTGGTTCTAAGTTTCGGTGACCCAGATGCTGAAAGACTGCAGAGGTTAGTTTCAGTAATAGGTCAGGACCTTCCTAGTCTGTGCAGTAACCAACTTGTTTGATTTACCACAGATAATTCGTGTTCAGTCCCCAGATGGGGTGAAGCGGAtcacagcaacaaagagagaAACAGCTGCAACATTTTTGAAAAAGGTACTTGTGGCTTGGGTATTGACCTTTCTTCATCCTCTGCTGTTATTCCCTTCCTATTGTgtaccttttctcttttccccatttcctGAGTCCGCCCCCTCCCAAGTTCAGTCTCTTGTGTTGCTTTTCTCTGTCATGATTGATGGGACTGATACAGGATCAGACGTGTCACAGCTGACTACGGCTAACCATTGCAGGACCAAGGGCCCAAAGGTCAGTGTAAAAGGATTTCACAAGAGGAATATTTATGAGTGAAAAATCA
Above is a genomic segment from Mesoplodon densirostris isolate mMesDen1 chromosome 18, mMesDen1 primary haplotype, whole genome shotgun sequence containing:
- the TSPAN10 gene encoding tetraspanin-10, whose protein sequence is MEEGEKSPLLSQDAGGQEPPLAGSSPLASSHPGPAPWEDQARRAGLGGFLACCFPWGSSCLKCLIFLSNFVFSLLSLLALAIGLWGLAVKGSLGSSWGGPLPADPMLGLVLGGLAFSAVSLAGCLGALCENAFLLRCFSGGILAFLVLEAVAGALVVAFWGQLQDDLEHVLRMAITHYQDNPDLCFLIDQVQLGLQCCGVASYQDWQRNLYFNCSSPGVQACSLPASCCIDPWEDGASVNDQCGFGALGLDEDAAQRVVHLEGCGPPLLQWLRSNIWAAGGYAIVVVVVQGAELLLATQLVRALAVHKRAAESEGLSTGPPDSVPSPLPNWSRADWQVRRKTRAPGWGLGPQASPPLPGKVSE